The sequence TTGCTCCGCCATCTGCTCCTTAGTTATAAGCTTTGCCATTTACATTTCTCCTATACTTCAAAAGTAAAGTTAATTATATCACATTTAAATTGTAATTACAACTTAAAATTCATAATCGCAAACACGTCTTTCCGCTACATACGGACGCACATACGTTGCACCGACAGCTTTGTGTTCAGGGTGATTTTGGTAAGTGTTTAAATCCTCTTTTGTTTCAAACTCCGATACAAGTACTACATCTGACGCGGCGTCTGTATCGTTGAAATTAAGTCCGACTTCAATGTTTACCAAAACATCTATTTTACCCTTTAAAGCCTCAAGATTTTCCTTTATATCCTTTGCTCTCTGCTCTTTGTCTTCACTCTCTGCCATTCTCCACATTACTATATGCTTAACCACGTTAAATTCCTCCTAAATACATATACATTTATTATATCATCTTATTTTAATTTTTTCAATAAAATATGTGGTTTTTATTAAAAAATAGTGGTATAATAAACCCATAAATATCTGAAAGGACAGATTATTGTGAAAAAGCTTTTAAAAACAGCAGCGCTTACGGGCGGAATATTATTTGCCGTCAAAGGTTTGGACAACAGAATTGAAGTTACACATTACGATATATCGTCACCGAAAATCCCCGAAGGATTTGACGGATATAAAATTTTACAAATTTCAGATTACCATGCAGACAGCGTACCGGGGCTGATTGAGGAAATCGAACACGAATCGCCCGACATTATAGTTTCGACAGGTGACCTTGTTCACGACACAGGCTCATACACACCCGGAGTACGTCTATGCAAACATCTTATCGACATTGCACCCGTTTATGCGGTAACGGGCAATCACGATTTATGGCGAAGTGACTACGATGAATTTGAGCGAGAACTTACCGAAGTCGGCGTTAAAACATTGCATGACGAGCGTGTCATTTTAAAGCGTAACGAAAGCGAAATTTCACTTTCGGGAATTGACGATCCGTTTGCTTTAAACAGTGTCAAAATCGCCGAAAATATCGAAAATTCACTTGCGAAACTGCCACGTTACAACGGATATGACATACTGCTTTTTCACCGTGCGAATTTATTCGACAGATTAAAATACCGCGGTTTCAACCTAATTCTTGCAGGTCATATGCACGGCGGGCAATTCAGAATACCGAAAGGCAGAGGTGTCGTTGCACCTAAATCAAGCTGGGGCAGTAAATCGTCAATGTTCTTTCCGAAATACTTTGCCGGGCATTACCACGCACCGCACACCGATATGATTGTAAACAGAGGTATAGGCAAC comes from Hominilimicola fabiformis and encodes:
- a CDS encoding metallophosphoesterase; amino-acid sequence: MKKLLKTAALTGGILFAVKGLDNRIEVTHYDISSPKIPEGFDGYKILQISDYHADSVPGLIEEIEHESPDIIVSTGDLVHDTGSYTPGVRLCKHLIDIAPVYAVTGNHDLWRSDYDEFERELTEVGVKTLHDERVILKRNESEISLSGIDDPFALNSVKIAENIENSLAKLPRYNGYDILLFHRANLFDRLKYRGFNLILAGHMHGGQFRIPKGRGVVAPKSSWGSKSSMFFPKYFAGHYHAPHTDMIVNRGIGNPMLLPRLFNRPEITVITLKHKKEI
- a CDS encoding Dabb family protein, whose product is MVKHIVMWRMAESEDKEQRAKDIKENLEALKGKIDVLVNIEVGLNFNDTDAASDVVLVSEFETKEDLNTYQNHPEHKAVGATYVRPYVAERRVCDYEF